In Brassica napus cultivar Da-Ae chromosome A3, Da-Ae, whole genome shotgun sequence, the sequence CAGTGGCCAAAATGACAACCGTTAAGACACTTTTGGCGGTTTCAGCGGCTAAGAACTGGCATCTTACTCAACTCGATGTTTCCAATGCTTTCTTGAACGGTGATCTTCATGAGGAGATTTACATGAAGTTACCACCGGGCTATACACCAAGTAAGGGGGAAACCTTGCCAGAGAATGCTGtttgtaaacttcaaaagtcTCTCTACGGCCTGAAACAAGCTTCTCGACAGTGGTTCTTGAAGTTTAGTAGTACTCTCTTGGGTTTAGGCTTTCAAAAATCAAATGCGGACCATACTCTCTTCATCCGCAACATCAAAGGTCATTACATTGCTGTTTtagtatatgtagatgacatcattatTGCTAGTAATGTCACAGAGGATGTTGATCAGTTGAAAGATGATCTACAAAGGGCATTCAAAATCCGTGACTTAGGTCCTTTGAAATATTTCCTAGGCCTTGAGATCGCTCGTTCTGTTAAAGGGATTTCCATTTGTCAGCGTAAATAtacgttgggtctcttggaagAATCAGGTTTGGTGGCCTGTAAACCTTCTCTTATACCAATGGATCCTAGTGTAAAGCTGATTCAGGATTCTACAGAACCTCTTCTTGAAGATGCTTGTTCTTATCGCCGGCTTGTTGGACGCATGATGTATCTGACAATAACTCGACCTGATATTACCTTTGCTGTCAACAAGTTATGTCAGTTTACTTCAGCTCCAAAGCCTTCTCATCTTCAGGCTGCATATAAAGTTCTGCATTATCTAAAAGGAACTATTGGATTGGGACTTTTCTACTCTGCGGACTCTGACCTTGTTCTAAAAGGTTACACTGATGCTGACTGGGGATCTTGCGCTGATACAAGACGCTCAACATCTGGCTACTGTATGTTTCTTGGTAACACTCTGATCTCGTGgaaatcaaagaaacaacaGGTCGCTTCTCATTCATCCGCTGAATCAGAATATCGGGCAATGGAGTTTGGTTCTCGTGAAGTCATTTGGTTAGTCAATTTATTGGCTGAGTTGCAAGCTCCACAGGATGGTCCTATTCCGTACTATTGTGATTCGACTGCAGCTATTCATATTGCCAATAATGCGGTCTTTCACGAACGTACGAAGCACATCGAACGGGATTGTCATCAAATACGGGACAGGATTGTCGCAGGCTACATCAAGATGCTTCATGTCCGTACTAATAGCCAAATCGCCGACATATTCACTAAACCTCTGTTTTCTCCTCAGTTCTATTCTCTCATTGGCAAGATGGCTCTCAAAACATTATACTTGCCATCTTGAGGGGGAATATTAGAGTAAACCGGTTTATGATATGTTGGTTAAACCTTCGGTTAATTTGTTTGTTATGTTAACCGGAATACACCATACTATAAATGTAAACGTTCATCTCTTTTACGTGAAATAAGAAAGAATGAGTTtgttacatcttcttcttcgttttctctGTTAACACTAAGAGTCAGCTCAAAGCTATCCTTGTAATCGTTGTTGCTGATCCTTGTAATCTCATTCTGATAATCAATAAAGGAGTTAGAGATATCAATACTCTAACAATTCCATACAGGTCCCAGGGCGTAATGAGGTTTCACATAATCGCTCTTAAACCAGGTAAGTAAAGTCCTTTCAAAGCTTTAGCCCATTCCACATGATTAGCGTCTTTCTTTAAacgagaattttttttttgttaccttCATCGCCAAGAAagtttttaaagataaaatcaaACATTACTACGTACCCGATTTCAAGCTTGCTATTGACAATTTTTGTATCCATGCCGGAGGTAGAGCCGTGATAGATGTACTAGAGAAGAACCTAGGGCTAGCACCGACAGATGTCAAGGCATCAAGATCAAACATTACATAGATTTGGGAACATTCCGTCTAGCTCAGTATAGAATGAACTGGAATACATAGAGGCAAAGGGAAGGATGAAGAAAGGAAATAAAGTTTGGCAGATTGCTTTAGGGTCAGGGTTTAATTGTAACAGTGCGGTTTGGGTGGCTGGCTCTACGTAATGTCAAGGCTTCTACAAATAGTCCTTGGCAACATTGCATTGGTACATATCCGGTTAAATTTGATTCAGATTCAGCTAAGTCAGAGACTCATGTCCAAAACCGTCGGTCCTAATTTACGTCGTTTACTCTCTCTAGTTCTAATAATTTGATGGCTACGATGTTTTCTCTGTTcgttataaataaataacacaTTGGTGTTCTAGTATTCAATTGTTTTATTTCTTACATGAAGTTTATAAACGCCGAACACAAGTGAATTATATGACGTCATATCGTGAAACAACGTCATGCTACATTACAAGAAATTAAGTCAGCAGTGGATTAGGCTACTAATGTGTGGATAATGTGTCACTAGAACCATATACTGCAGAATCAAATAAAAGCTTTACTTAGCATGGACAACGTatatgactttttttttctttacaaggGACCATGCGTTATATGACTTTCTCCACCTTTTCactttaaaatttgtattaaacgccaaaattctttaaaataaaagaagaggAGAGACCATTTTGGATGATATAAATTCTACAAAACAAATGGATAATGTAAAGAAATTAGAGAGTTTTATCAACTTAACCAGCAGCCacaaaatgaattaaaaatttcTTCGATTGATCAACCATCTCCATAAcaaaaagtttatataattgAGTCAAAAACTCTAAAAAGGAGATATTGATTGCATTGATTTTAGAAGATGGGGTCTTTCATGTTATGGAAAAGCAAACTTAAAGTTcataaattattaaagagagACGAAAAGGGTATAATGTTGAGCATGTCTTATTGAAGAAGGAAATCACCCTCATTAAGTGTTCCATTTATATTGCCAAATGCACTTTCTGTTAGTAGATAATCTATAAATCAGTTCATTTAATCTGCATAATTTGTGGAATATATATCCTTTATGTTTTAACATAATTTCGTGGGATAGTAACTTTTTGTTTGTAGGTGAATGAGTTTTTGTTATGTAATGTGTATTATGAAGGTTTATCTCTTTGTATGTttgtcaaaaaaatgtttttgacaAACATACAAAGAGATAAACCTTCATAATACACattacataaaaaaatgtttttgacaAACATATCCTATATATCCTTTATGCTTTAACATAATTTCGTGGATAGTAACTTTTTGTTTGTAGGTAAATGAGTTTTTGTTATGTAATGTGTATTATGAAGGTTTATTTCTTTGTatgtttgtcaaaaaaaaaatgtttttttgaaattttttattgacCCTTGCAatgtttatttgaaaattttcatataaaatttaatgttcTGTCTTCTTTTTATCTTGGTGAAAGTGCTAATTGAATTAGtgtttataagattttttaatcAGAAACTCTATGAAATAGATATGGtatgtatttttagtttttgttataaaatgttAGAGGTATGCATGCATTAGACCATCAATTCAAGTTGTATTAATTATCAGTTTagactatacattaaaacagcCAAACATTTCAcaacaaaaaattaacaaaaggaATCCAAGACATAATGGCCTTTCAGCTTGCGTtctctcctttttttctttaaagagTATCAAAATGAAAAACAGGAAAGCTTATcactgttaatttttttttttttttatcgacaAAACTTTTCTGTCCACAACGCCTATTCATATCcattagaaaaaataaagcttctcaatTTGAGAATCAATCGCAATAACCTCCCTAACTATATAAGTTACTGTTGGGTTAGAATTTAACTAGAACCAAAGACTCATAAATACAAACTCATGGTTTCTTTAATTTCCCCTGTAttgtttgtgttttctttttactAATTGAAGTCGTCTATCGGCAAATATATTGATCAATTTAAAACCTTAGAATACAATACAAGTGAAGATAACATTTCTAAACTAACTAAGAAACAATTTATTATAGTTGACATTTGCATGTAGACATAGTTAGACAAAGAGATATTTCATAtgtataagaaaatttatacGATTGATTGTCTAAATATATGCATTCAAGTGTTTcgaatttgagaaaaaaaaacttcacattttatataaaagtgTATAATCAAAAGTTATTGCATGTTTGAAGAAAATCGAAAAATGATTACAGCACAGCATGGAATAAGAAGAAAGATGTGATTAGTCATGGCCTCATAGACAATGAACAAATAGCAAGGACAACTTTTGGAAGCACTGAGAATAATGTTGTGGATAAAGAGTAAAAACAATAGAAAAACTATTATGATATTCACAATTTAAGATAAAGGAAAATTTGAGTATTTTATTTCCAtggttttccaaaaaaaaaattgctataattattacttaataGTCTATGAATAAAGTTCAATAAgaatattgaaaataatatttctatgGTCTATAAATAAGAAATGAAACCATCTCAACACCAACAAGATACAaccccaagaagaagaagaaaacatatagaaaaacaGAGATTTTCAATAAAGATTCctctgtttttcttcttctctgtttgctattgttcACCATGACTActgttcttcttcctctatttCATTTCTTGGTGGCAAATGTCTCTGCTTCTAACTTCTTCTCTGAAACTCTCACTTCTTTCTAGTGACCTAAATCACTAACTCCCACACATACAATCCCTTCGTTACCAAAAAAGAATCTTtccttgttttttctttctatctTGTAGTagtgaaaaaaatatcataatggACTCAGTTCAGTTTCAACACTTTAAGATGAAGAAACCTAGAGGATTCTTGAACTTCCAAACAATAAGATCATTCAAAAGTTTATTCAGACTCATCGAACTGATTCTTCTTCTAATCTTGATCTCCAAACTCTCTTTCCCTTCAGTGAAACTATCCACTGACATTTTCAGGGGAGCAGCAGAGTTTCTCGTTAGCCCGAGATTCGTTTTCTTCATAGGGAACGCTATTGTAATAACTCTTTTTGCGATATCCAGACGATACAACTCGGCTCACGAGCCTATCTCAAAGACAACAGAAGCTGTAAGCAACGATCTTTACCAAGAGTTTCTTCAAGAGAGTGAGAAGAAGAGATCCGAAGTTTATGAGACGTCGAAAACAGAACAGCCCAAGAAGCCGAGTGGAGTGAAGAGACTTAGTTTCGAGAGAAGCCAATCGCAGAAAGCGTTTGAGGTGGTTCACCCGCCTGAGAGTACATGTGGTGGGAGAGTCATGAAGAGGTATGAGTCGGAGAAGCATCTGAGGATATGTGATACGGACAAGAAAGTAGTGGTGAGAGGTAAGAAGCCAGAAGATAAAATGAGCAACGAACAGTTTAGGACAAAGATTGAAGCCTTCATCGCGAGGCAAAAGAGGATTCAGAAGGATGACGAACACTTGATAATCTAGCCCATCTTTTGTTACtgaatgtttttgtttctttttagttATAAACTTGGATGCTCTGTTCAAAACATTTCATAGTCTTGTAAGTCGTAACTTTGCCTTGGTAAAATTCTGTATCCTAAGTCCTAACTCTTGTAAACCTTTAAAGTTGTTTAAGTAAATAATACAAATGTTATGGTATGGTATGTTACATATGCTTTTTAATTGTAACGAGTTAAATTGATTGATTAAACGCGGGTGATCAGTGCAATTGTATAGTTTGAagattgaaaaaatatttactgaACTGAACTCATTATGTGATGTTTTATGAGGcttataataaaaatctttAACCAAACGATTTTACTGTAGACTTTTATTGAATATGTTACTTATACCATATTATTATCTTTGGAGTTGTCACGCTAGCTATTGTACTTTATGTCAATTGCTATAGCTTTGTTCTTCTAATGGTAAATGCACTTAGTTACCACAAAGGAAGTTCTGGACCAAAGCTGATATGTTTCTTTCCGAAGTTTTGTGAGACCACTGTTAAGTGAGAATCGAACTAAGAGTTTTAGGAGTTAGTCAACTTCCATAGGAAAACACACCGAAACGCCACTAAACCAAAACCCTATTCTACTAGAAGTTACTTACCATTGATGCACCAGTAAGTGCAATAACGTACCAACGGTCACTACATTTTTGATCCATGTAACGtcgaaaataaagaaaacatgtCAGCTCAATTAAGAAATTGACTATGTTAAgataaatgtcattttaaatCTCTAATAACTTTTTGGATCATTTTCTAATAAATCATTTTGATATGGttgatattttctataaaaaaaaaatggttgatattttcttagtttttcAATAGATGTAGAGCTATTGAAGGAAGAAAACTCTCTACATAGACAAGTATTTCGAATTTTACAGCCTTGTCCGACGAATGTGGAATCCACAGGCCGAGGATCGATGTGGGCATACTGACAATAACGGTGGAACGTTACATACAGTTGATCGCAAGGGATGAATCTTGATCACACGCTATTAACACGGCTCGCGTTTAGGTTTCGATGTGATATGGCGAACGTGGTTAGTTTACACAGTTGCACTAGTCGTGAATCGAATATTCGTTGTACTAATTTGTTCCTAATATGGAGATAACAAATAGAAAGCAAATAGATAAGCATATAAACGATGTTTCCAAATGCTGAATACCGTTATTTAGGGTTGTGGGTAAAAGGGAATAAAATACATTATAGAGGAGGGAATTGTTGGTAATATATCGATCTTGGTCTCAGTTTTTTTGGGAATATTTTGAAATCCCATAACTTATTTATCTCCATGCAATACTAACATATTTGCCATCGACAAGCCAACACAGGAGTATCGATTCTTTGATATTTGAATCAGCTATCAAAGAATCCAACACTCAATTATAATTTAGCATAAACTTCAAGCATATATGCCCAACACAAGTGTATCTTGGTCTCAGTTTTATTAGGTATATCGGACATAGAGGTTTATGCTAAAATATGAATTACGTAACAGTTAATTCCAAGCATCTGTGACCGACGACTACATCGGTAAATTCTGAAGAATACTGATTCatacatacaaatatatattttctgttttgtttttttttatactgAGCGAGAAACAAAGAGAAGTATTTTCCTTCtttgttattaaattttagtgATTGTTTAAAGtaatttgttatattatttCAGCTTTTCACAATTAAATTTTACACTGGAAAAAACATTATACCAtcctataatattttatctagCCAACGCACTCACGATTGAAATGctaattattgttttaaatcGTTTTAGTTAGAATATAAGATTAATagca encodes:
- the BNAA03G52880D gene encoding uncharacterized protein BNAA03G52880D, giving the protein MDSVQFQHFKMKKPRGFLNFQTIRSFKSLFRLIELILLLILISKLSFPSVKLSTDIFRGAAEFLVSPRFVFFIGNAIVITLFAISRRYNSAHEPISKTTEAVSNDLYQEFLQESEKKRSEVYETSKTEQPKKPSGVKRLSFERSQSQKAFEVVHPPESTCGGRVMKRYESEKHLRICDTDKKVVVRGKKPEDKMSNEQFRTKIEAFIARQKRIQKDDEHLII